From a single Apium graveolens cultivar Ventura chromosome 2, ASM990537v1, whole genome shotgun sequence genomic region:
- the LOC141707222 gene encoding chalcone synthase 2-like — protein sequence MATKSVAEIMEKQRAKGPATILAIGTATPPNCYLQSDYPDFYFRVTNSEHNTQLKQKFKRICDKTMIKTRYLHITEDILDQNPNMRNYSAPSFDARQEMLRMEVPKLGREAALKAIKEWGHPKSEITHLIFCTTSGYDMPSADYQLTKLVGLNPCVKRHMIYLQGCFAGGTVLRLAKDLAENNKGARVLVVCAEITTITFRGPHLESLLPQALFGDGASSVIVGSDPDPLTERPLFQIISSAQHIVPDSEDTIRGKLGESGLMFFLKKNITTLIASDIEKLLKEAFDDIGISDWNSLFWITHPGGPAILNEIQHVLGLKEEKMWASRKVLSQYGNMASACVLFVLDEMRKKSMKDGMATTGDGLDWGVAFGFGPGLTVETVVLHSMPVTIFP from the exons ATGGCCACTAAATCAGTAGCGGAGATAATGGAAAAGCAGAGAGCTAAAGGCCCGGCCACAATTCTTGCCATAGGGACTGCTACTCCTCCCAATTGTTACCTCCAGTCTGACTATCCCGACTTCTACTTTCGCGTCACAAACAGCGAACACAACACTCAACTCAAACAAAAGTTTAAGCGGATTT GTGATAAAACCATGATAAAAACACGTTACCTGCATATTACAGAGGATATCCTCGACCAAAATCCTAACATGCGCAACTACTCTGCCCCCTCATTCGATGCTCGCCAAGAAATGTTGCGTATGGAGGTTCCAAAACTCGGAAGAGAAGCAGCTTTGAAAGCAATCAAAGAGTGGGGACATCCCAAATCAGAAATCACCCACCTCATTTTTTGCACCACTTCGGGTTACGACATGCCTAGTGCCGACTACCAGCTCACCAAGCTTGTAGGCCTCAATCCTTGTGTCAAGCGTCACATGATTTACCTACAAGGTTGTTTTGCAGGGGGCACTGTCCTTCGCCTAGCCAAGGACCTTGCAGAGAATAATAAGGGTGCCCGTGTTCTTGTCGTTTGTGCTGAGATCACAACTATAACATTCCGAGGGCCTCATCTGGAGTCCTTACTCCCTCAAGCACTGTTTGGTGATGGGGCCTCCTCGGTGATTGTTGGATCAGATCCGGATCCTTTAACGGAACGTCCACTCTTCCAAATCATATCCTCAGCCCAACACATAGTGCCTGATTCAGAGGACACAATCCGCGGAAAACTTGGAGAGTCTGGCTTAATGTTTTTCCTTAAAAAGAACATAACTACATTGATTGCCAGTGACATAGAGAAGTTACTAAAGGAAGCTTTTGATGACATTGGTATATCCGATTGGAATTCGCTGTTTTGGATAACCCACCCTGGTGGCCCGGCTATCCTAAACGAGATACAACATGTGTTGGGTCTAAAAGAAGAGAAAATGTGGGCATCTCGGAAGGTTTTAAGTCAATATGGTAACATGGCGAGTGCATGTGTTTTGTTTGTTTTGGATGAAATGAGGAAGAAATCAATGAAAGATGGCATGGCAACTACTGGTGATGGATTGGACTGGGGTGTGGCTTTCGGTTTTGGGCCGGGTCTCACCGTCGAAACAGTTGTTCTGCATAGTATGCCTGTTACCATTTTTCCTTGA
- the LOC141707221 gene encoding cellulose synthase-like protein G2 isoform X1 gives MEDSTSVLLHTKKSVKRTWINRIFAIVYASTIFALLYHHLHTLFEAIIINKYTNDRHTKVGLLMLVADLVLAFMWFTHQIFRLFPINRQAFPENLVKDESKYPSLDVFICTADPYREPPMDVVNAALSVMAYDYPKEKLSVYVSDDGGSQLTLFALMEASKFAKHWLPFCRLNNLVVRSPEAYFKSLQPSDSPHNIHDIQALYESMKTRVENVVIRGSVDCSTDDNEVGKSAFSKWTEGFTSQDHPSVIQVLLECGVNKDDMDNQMPNLIYVSREKRKATPHHFKGGALNVLIRVSAIMTNAPLVLTIDCDVYSNDPQTPLRVLCYMLDPCVDPNLAFVQFPQRFNGINKNDVYSAEFKNWTEIDAVGLDGILGPNYMGTGCFFRRRAFFGSPSSIVQPECLQLRPDHVPCSSSQLEDALALALDVSRSSYEASTQWGSQMGFIYGSLVEDYYTSFLLHCKGWRSIYCNPNRPAFLGNAPINLHDFLTMLKRYSIGLLDMAFCKTSPITFGVRSMNLLQALGYTHYSFWPIWSIPITMYAILPQIFLINSFSIFPKVSDPWFVVYAFLFVGSYVQDFMEYILNGGTYAKWWNNQRMWMIRGISSFPFAVVEYTLGCFGLSVPGYSVTSKVVDVKQNQRYERGMFEFGVSSPLFFPVTVTAMLNIVAFSSGAAQIWRNVNACEDMFVQMFIAGFVVLNSWPIYDAIIFRSDTGKMPVKVSLISMALACIVYLSVALAF, from the exons ATGGAGGACTCTACTAGTGTTCTTCTTCATACAAAAAAGTCCGTAAAACGGACGTGGATCAATCGCATATTTGCAATTGTATACGCTTCCACAATCTTTGCTCTTCTATATCACCACCTTCATACTCTCTTTGAGGCCATCATCATCAACAAATACACTAATGATAGGCACACGAAAGTTGGTTTGTTAATGTTGGTAGCAGATTTAGTGCTAGCTTTCATGTGGTTCACTCATCAAATTTTTCGCTTGTTTCCCATCAACCGTCAGGCTTTTCCTGAAAATCTTGTGAAGGATGAGAGCAAATATCCAAGCCTTGATGTGTTCATTTGCACGGCTGATCCATACAGGGAGCCCCCAATGGATGTCGTGAATGCTGCCTTATCTGTGATGGCATATGATTATCCAAAGGAGAAGCTTTCGGTGTATGTATCAGATGATGGAGGGTCACAGTTAACATTGTTTGCTCTCATGGAAGCTTCCAAGTTTGCGAAACACTGGTTACCCTTTTGTAGACTTAATAACCTTGTTGTGAGATCTCCAGAGGCTTATTTTAAGTCCTTGCAGCCCTCTGATTCTCCTCACAATATTCACGATATACAG GCGTTGTATGAAAGTATGAAAACGAGAGTTGAGAATGTTGTGATCAGAGGAAGCGTTGATTGCAGTACTGATGACAATGAAGTTGGTAAGAGTGCTTTCAGCAAATGGACTGAAGGATTTACAAGCCAAGATCATCCTTCAGTAATCCAG GTTCTTTTGGAGTGTGGAGTAAACAAAGATGACATGGACAATCAGATGCCAAACCTTATATACGTTTCCCGAGAGAAAAGAAAGGCTACGCCACATCATTTTAAAGGGGGAGCTCTTAACGTACTG ATTCGAGTATCAGCAATTATGACGAATGCACCACTAGTCTTAACAATAGACTGTGATGTGTATTCCAACGATCCACAAACGCCACTGCGTGTACTCTGTTACATGTTAGATCCTTGTGTGGATCCAAACCTTGCATTTGTTCAGTTTCCTCAACGTTTTAACGGGATCAACAAGAATGATGTATATAGTGCTGAGTTCAAAAATTGGACCGAGATTGATGCTGTTGGTTTAGACGGAATATTGGGTCCAAATTATATGGGCACtggttgtttcttcagaagaCGTGCATTTTTTGGTAGCCCGTCTTCGATCGTTCAACCTGAGTGCCTACAACTAAGACCAGACCATGTTCCCTGTAGCTCAAGTCAGTTAGAAGATGCTTTAGCTCTTGCACTTGATGTTTCGCGCAGTAGTTACGAAGCCTCAACGCAGTGGGGATCACAG ATGGGCTTTATCTATGGATCTTTAGTGGAGGACTATTACACTAGTTTCCTGCTTCACTGTAAAGGATGGAGATCAATCTACTGTAACCCAAACAGGCCTGCATTTCTTGGGAATGCACCGATAAATCTGCACGATTTTCTGACCATGCTTAAAAGATACTCCATCGGACTTTTAGACATGGCCTTTTGCAAGACTAGCCCCATAACCTTTGGAGTCCGATCTATGAATCTTCTTCAGGCCCTGGGTTACACACACTATTCTTTCTGGCCCATTTGGTCCATTCCAATCACCATGTATGCTATACTTCCCCAAATATTCCTCATAAACTCGTTTTCAATTTTTCCAAAAGTATCTGATCCTTGGTTTGTGGTATATGCATTTCTGTTTGTTGGATCATATGTGCAAGATTTTATGGAGTACATACTTAATGGAGGAACATATGCAAAATGGTGGAACAATCAGAGAATGTGGATGATTAGAGGAATCTCAAGTTTCCCATTTGCAGTGGTGGAATATACACTTGGCTGCTTTGGCTTATCGGTTCCGGGCTATAGTGTGACTAGTAAGGTGGTCGATGTTAAACAAAATCAGCGTTATGAACGTGGGATGTTTGAGTTTGGAGTTTCATCACCATTATTCTTTCCTGTGACCGTGACAGCAATGTTGAATATAGTTGCGTTTTCAAGTGGCGCTGCACAAATATGGAGGAACGTAAATGCCTGTGAAGATATGTTCGTGCAGATGTTTATAGCTGGTTTTGTTGTGTTAAATAGTTGGCCTATATATGATGCTATAATCTTTAGGAGTGATACTGGGAAAATGCCTGTGAAAGTTTCTTTGATTTCAATGGCTCTTGCCTGTATTGTTTACCTATCAGTTGCTTTAGCATTTTAA
- the LOC141707221 gene encoding cellulose synthase-like protein G2 isoform X2, whose amino-acid sequence MEDSTSVLLHTKKSVKRTWINRIFAIVYASTIFALLYHHLHTLFEAIIINKYTNDRHTKVGLLMLVADLVLAFMWFTHQIFRLFPINRQAFPENLVKDESKYPSLDVFICTADPYREPPMDVVNAALSVMAYDYPKEKLSVYVSDDGGSQLTLFALMEASKFAKHWLPFCRLNNLVVRSPEAYFKSLQPSDSPHNIHDIQALYESMKTRVENVVIRGSVDCSTDDNEVGKSAFSKWTEGFTSQDHPSVIQVLLECGVNKDDMDNQMPNLIYVSREKRKATPHHFKGGALNVLIRVSAIMTNAPLVLTIDCDVYSNDPQTPLRVLCYMLDPCVDPNLAFVQFPQRFNGINKNDVYSAEFKNWTEIDAVGLDGILGPNYMGTGCFFRRRAFFGSPSSIVQPECLQLRPDHVPCSSSQLEDALALALDVSRSSYEASTQWGSQMGFIYGSLVEDYYTSFLLHCKGWRSIYCNPNRPAFLGNAPINLHDFLTMLKRYSIGLLDMAFCKTSPITFGVRSMNLLQALGYTHYSFWPIWSIPITIFYGVHT is encoded by the exons ATGGAGGACTCTACTAGTGTTCTTCTTCATACAAAAAAGTCCGTAAAACGGACGTGGATCAATCGCATATTTGCAATTGTATACGCTTCCACAATCTTTGCTCTTCTATATCACCACCTTCATACTCTCTTTGAGGCCATCATCATCAACAAATACACTAATGATAGGCACACGAAAGTTGGTTTGTTAATGTTGGTAGCAGATTTAGTGCTAGCTTTCATGTGGTTCACTCATCAAATTTTTCGCTTGTTTCCCATCAACCGTCAGGCTTTTCCTGAAAATCTTGTGAAGGATGAGAGCAAATATCCAAGCCTTGATGTGTTCATTTGCACGGCTGATCCATACAGGGAGCCCCCAATGGATGTCGTGAATGCTGCCTTATCTGTGATGGCATATGATTATCCAAAGGAGAAGCTTTCGGTGTATGTATCAGATGATGGAGGGTCACAGTTAACATTGTTTGCTCTCATGGAAGCTTCCAAGTTTGCGAAACACTGGTTACCCTTTTGTAGACTTAATAACCTTGTTGTGAGATCTCCAGAGGCTTATTTTAAGTCCTTGCAGCCCTCTGATTCTCCTCACAATATTCACGATATACAG GCGTTGTATGAAAGTATGAAAACGAGAGTTGAGAATGTTGTGATCAGAGGAAGCGTTGATTGCAGTACTGATGACAATGAAGTTGGTAAGAGTGCTTTCAGCAAATGGACTGAAGGATTTACAAGCCAAGATCATCCTTCAGTAATCCAG GTTCTTTTGGAGTGTGGAGTAAACAAAGATGACATGGACAATCAGATGCCAAACCTTATATACGTTTCCCGAGAGAAAAGAAAGGCTACGCCACATCATTTTAAAGGGGGAGCTCTTAACGTACTG ATTCGAGTATCAGCAATTATGACGAATGCACCACTAGTCTTAACAATAGACTGTGATGTGTATTCCAACGATCCACAAACGCCACTGCGTGTACTCTGTTACATGTTAGATCCTTGTGTGGATCCAAACCTTGCATTTGTTCAGTTTCCTCAACGTTTTAACGGGATCAACAAGAATGATGTATATAGTGCTGAGTTCAAAAATTGGACCGAGATTGATGCTGTTGGTTTAGACGGAATATTGGGTCCAAATTATATGGGCACtggttgtttcttcagaagaCGTGCATTTTTTGGTAGCCCGTCTTCGATCGTTCAACCTGAGTGCCTACAACTAAGACCAGACCATGTTCCCTGTAGCTCAAGTCAGTTAGAAGATGCTTTAGCTCTTGCACTTGATGTTTCGCGCAGTAGTTACGAAGCCTCAACGCAGTGGGGATCACAG ATGGGCTTTATCTATGGATCTTTAGTGGAGGACTATTACACTAGTTTCCTGCTTCACTGTAAAGGATGGAGATCAATCTACTGTAACCCAAACAGGCCTGCATTTCTTGGGAATGCACCGATAAATCTGCACGATTTTCTGACCATGCTTAAAAGATACTCCATCGGACTTTTAGACATGGCCTTTTGCAAGACTAGCCCCATAACCTTTGGAGTCCGATCTATGAATCTTCTTCAGGCCCTGGGTTACACACACTATTCTTTCTGGCCCATTTGGTCCATTCCAATCACCAT ATTTTATGGAGTACATACTTAA